In the genome of Lycorma delicatula isolate Av1 chromosome 8, ASM4794821v1, whole genome shotgun sequence, one region contains:
- the LOC142329029 gene encoding large ribosomal subunit protein mL38-like, which translates to MASRFYRLFIGDVNIIKKPFVRNSVIRTRGTPPNRAKTLQQRLEEINYKDPSIYYKVDIGLPRQARKRNEEISEKLSHLKKVRNNPELEKLARANKLTIPLDEVYEDWKKTVGPYQIKDIAEHYGIFNDLYGDAFFLPIVIMDISYKSNEGFVPVFRGNDVKPSQASAAPEVVYEAPSNTLWTLILTNPDGHLTHDNAEYVHWFIGNIPGSDVKKGEVVWDYLQPFPPHGTGYHRYIFVLYKQDKIIDFSKLKKPSPCLELDNRTFHTYDFYREHQDVLTPAGLSFFQSDWEPSLTDFFHNTLNMKEPIFEYDFDPPYVRKQEWFPLRKAFNIYLDKYRDPKQISKEFLLKKLKKTHPFKKPPPPLPFPNAIPFKRGTPSWVITEMRKERLQRGRSVYHENLP; encoded by the exons ATGGCTTCTAGGTTCTATAGATTGTTTATTGgtgatgtaaatattattaagaaacctTTTGTTCGTAACTCTGTGATAAGGACCAGAGGGACACCTCCTAACCGAGCAAAAACGCTACAACAGAGACTTGAAG aaattaactaCAAAGATCCAAGCATCTACTACAAGGTAGACATAGGTTTACCAAGACAAGCAcgtaaaagaaatgaagaaatttcaGAGAAACTTTCCCATTTAAAGAAAGTTCGTAATAATCCTGAGTTAGAAAAGCTAGCAAGAGCCAAtaaat taACAATTCCACTGgatgaagtctatgaagattggAAGAAAACTGTTGGTCCATATCAGATCAAAGATATTGCTGAACATTATGGTATATTTAATGATTTGTATGGTGATGCTTTCTTTTTACCTATTGTCATTATGGATATATCTTACAAATCTAATGAAGGATTTGTTCCAGTTTTTAGAGGAAATGATGTAAAACCTTCACAG GCGTCAGCTGCTCCTGAAGTAGTTTATGAAGCGCCATCTAATACTTTGTGGACTCTTATATTAACAAACCCCGATGGTCATCTTACACATGATAATGCTGAATATGTCCACTGGTTCAT TGGTAACATACCTGGTTCAGATGTTAAAAAGGGTGAAGTAGTTTGGGATTATTTGCAACCTTTCCCTCCTCATGGAACTGGTTATCACAGATATATATTTGTACTTTATAAACAAGATAAGATAAttgatttttctaagttaaaGAAGCCATCTCCTTG TTTGGAGTTGGATAATAGAACATTTCATACTTATGATTTCTATAGAGAACATCAAGATGTCTTAACTCCTGCTGGATTATCATTTTTCCAATCTGACTGGGAGCCTTCATTGACAGATTTCTTTCATAATACACTTAATATGAAAGAGCCAATATTTGAATATGATTTTGATCCACCTTATGTAAGAAAGCAAGAATGGTTCCCCTTAAGGAAAGCTTTTAATAT ataccTGGACAAATACAGAGATCCGAAACAGATATCCAAAGAGTTCCTGTTGAAAAAACTAAAGAAGACACATCCATTCAAGAAACCTCCTCCACCTCTACCATTTCCAAATGCTATTCCTTTTAAGAGAGGCACACCTTCGTGGGTTATTACTGAGATGAGAAAAGAACGATTACAAAGAGGTCGATCTGTTTACCATGAAAATCTTCCTtag